CGCGCGGCTGCGGGCCCGGCTCGGCGGGAGACGGCTGCTGCGGTACGGGATGCTCGTCGCCGCCGCGGGCCTCGCCGTGCAGGCGGCCGTCACCGATCCCGGCTGGCTGGCCGTGACGCGGCTCGTGTTCGGGGCGGGCCTGGCGCTGGGCCAGGTCGCCCTGGACGAGCGGGTCATCGTCGCCACCGGGTCGGGCGCCGCGTACAGCGTGGTCGCCGTGGGGCAGACGGCGGGGCTGCTGCTCGCGCCGCTCGTCGCGACCGGCGCGGCGACCGCCGCCCTGTGGGCGCCCCTCCTGGTGGGTGGCGCCCTGCTGTGCGTCCTGGCGCTCGCCGCCCCGGTCGCGCCCGCGCCACCGGCCCGGCCCGCCGCCCTCCGGGACGCCTCGCGTGCCGTGCGCGCCGTTCCCCGTGTCCCGCTGCCGCACGGGCGGGAGCGGCTCACGGAGAGGGCGCGCGGGCGCGGGGCGGTGAGCGCGTTCGTCCTCCCGACCCCCGCTGAGGGCGCCCAGGTGGGGTTCCCCCGGCCGAGCGGGATCGAGCCCGAGACGAAGGAATGACTTTCCATGACTCTGCCCGGCAGTGCCCTTTCCGCCCCCGTCCCCGCCCCCACACCCGCCGCCACGGCCGCCCCGGCCTCCCCGCTGCTCGACCCCGGTCTGCTGGCCGCCGCGCCCGCCGGGCTCGCCGAAGTGCAGCGGCTCGTACGCGAGATCGTCCACGAGTGCGCCGACGCGCTGCGCGGGCGCGGCGGCCCGCTGCCCGCGCTCGGCCCGGAGGACCTGACCGGCCTGGTCGACGCCCAGTTCCCCGACGGTGTCGTGCCGCGCGCCGGTGCGGGGCGGGACGCCGTCCTCGCGCTCGCCCGGGCCTGCGCGGAGACCACCGTGGACCTCGCCGACCCGCGCGCCGCCGCGCACCTCCAGCCGCCGTCGCTGGCCGTCGCCGCCGCGGCCGACGTGCTGGCGGGGATCTTCAACGCGTCCGTGGACACCTGGGACTCCGGCCCGTACGCCGTCGAGATCGAGCGGCGGCTCGTGAAGGGCCTGTGCGAACTCGCCGGGTACGGGCCCGACGCGGACGGTGTCCTCACGCCCGGCGGCAGCGCGTCCAACCTCCAGGCGCTGCTGATCGCCCGGGACACGGCGACGGCCAAGCTGCGGGACGTGCGCGGACGCGGCCTGGCCGGGTTCGGGCAGCGGCCGCTCGTGTACTGCTCCGAGCTGGCGCACTTCTCCGTCGCCCGCGCCTGCGCCGTCCTCGGGCTCGGCGAGGACGCGGTGCGCACCGTGCCCGTGGACGGGCGGCACCGGATGCGGCCCGAGGCGCTGGACGCCCTGCTGCGCCGCGCCGACCCGGACACGGACCTGCCCGTCGCCGTCGTCGCGACCGCCGGGACGACCGACTACGGCTCGGTGGACCCACTGCCGGAGGTCGCCGCCGTCGTCCGCGAGCACGGCGTACG
This genomic window from Streptomyces thermolilacinus SPC6 contains:
- a CDS encoding pyridoxal phosphate-dependent decarboxylase family protein; its protein translation is MTLPGSALSAPVPAPTPAATAAPASPLLDPGLLAAAPAGLAEVQRLVREIVHECADALRGRGGPLPALGPEDLTGLVDAQFPDGVVPRAGAGRDAVLALARACAETTVDLADPRAAAHLQPPSLAVAAAADVLAGIFNASVDTWDSGPYAVEIERRLVKGLCELAGYGPDADGVLTPGGSASNLQALLIARDTATAKLRDVRGRGLAGFGQRPLVYCSELAHFSVARACAVLGLGEDAVRTVPVDGRHRMRPEALDALLRRADPDTDLPVAVVATAGTTDYGSVDPLPEVAAVVREHGVRLHVDAAYGCGALFSERLRPLLAGVEEADTVTLDLHKTAWQPAAASVLLARDAADFAPTTGLRVAYLNPDDDGEAGYDGLLGLSLQTTRRADALKVAATFLALGTDGVGAMLDACHDLARHAERSIAAHPRLALTAGATLSTVVFRYVTDDPAASDRVNGALRRRLLRTGAALVGRTDAPGADGRPAVHLKLTLLNPRTRATDVDGLLDAVVRAGLAVEAIEEGSVA